The following proteins come from a genomic window of Rutidosis leptorrhynchoides isolate AG116_Rl617_1_P2 chromosome 10, CSIRO_AGI_Rlap_v1, whole genome shotgun sequence:
- the LOC139870763 gene encoding uncharacterized protein, translating into MDNSTFRSLDDVFQEYAESSLPKHPQTGILYNASLPSNFTGIQVSIVRLRRDSYFGRGANYSGFNMPPKIQTLPYFTRLDIIYSNLGNRSSDYYNVPNHTFVAPVVGFNVYGSKNSTGQIGNLTTLATKVNLTLSRDPVLVNFSNISLQQNVNAKCAMFYSNGTFDMTNMIQQDVCVVRDQGHFSIVVPTKPSIRLGRKEESGNKLWKWWVFGFGVGVLGLLLIGFFVILTLRIIRMRKIGRMEKEAEKNEALVTTNVGQSKMPFATVVRTQPVIENDYVP; encoded by the coding sequence ATGGACAATTCTACTTTTCGTTCGTTAGATGATGTGTTTCAAGAATATGCAGAGAGTTCactaccaaaacaccctcaaacagGCATTTTGTATAACGCATCCTTGCCTTCAAATTTTACAGGTATCCAAGTTTCAATTGTTAGATTACGGCGAGATAGTTATTTTGGTAGAGGGGCCAATTATAGTGGTTTCAATATGCCACCAAAGATACAAACTTTGCCATACTTCACAAGGCTAGATATAATCTATTCAAATTTAGGCAATCGTTCTTCTGACTACTACAATGTGCCGAATCACACTTTTGTTGCACCGGTTGTTGGTTTCAATGTTTATGGGTCGAAAAACTCAACGGGCCAAATTGGAAACTTGACCACTTTGGCAACAAAGGTGAATCTTACCCTTTCTAGGGACCCAGTATTGGTTAATTTTTCTAATATTTCGCTCCAACAAAATGTGAATGCAAAATGCGCCATGTTTTACTCAAACGGAACATTTGACATGACCAACATGATCCAACAAGACGTGTGTGTTGTACGAGACCAAGGACATTTCTCAATTGTGGTGCCAACCAAACCGTCAATTAGGTTGGGGCGGAAAGAGGAGAGTGGGAATAAGTTGTGGAAATGGTGGGTGTTTGGGTTTGGTGTAGGGGTTTTGGGGTTATTGTTGATTGGATTTTTTGTTATTCTGACACTTAGAATAATTAGAATGAGAAAGATTGGAAGAATGGAAAAGGAGGCTGAGAAGAATGAAGCTTTGGTCACAACCAATGTTGGCCAAAGTAAAATGCCTTTTGCCACTGTTGTTAGAACACAACCTGTAATTGAAAATGATTATgttccttaa
- the LOC139870764 gene encoding uncharacterized protein: MVSNLAQSAKPISSPVPDVWYPSLAVLMLAIGLVITASFFIYEATSSKKSRSLAKELVTGAVASVFLGFGSLFLLLASGVYV; this comes from the exons ATGGTAAGCAATTTA GCTCAATCAGCAAAACCTATTTCAAGCCCGGTACCGGATGTTTGGTATCCATCGCTAGCTGTGCTCATGCTGGCAATCGGTCTTGTTATCACTGCCTCTTTCTTCAT TTATGAAGCAACCTCTTCTAAGAAAAGTCGTAGTCTTGCTAAAGAACTTGTAACAGGGGCAGTGGCATCTGTCTTTTTG GGTTTTGGATCCTTGTTCTTGCTCCTTGCCTCTGGCGTTTATGTCTGA